Proteins encoded in a region of the Chloroflexota bacterium genome:
- a CDS encoding phytanoyl-CoA dioxygenase family protein, whose product MLVQSQIDEYRERGFIAVPDVLPADVLEELRDEVARFVERSRQVSENDAVFDLEPSHTPEVPRLRRLKNPAQVSAVFDRVMRSDALLDLADPLLGFNGIRYRNDKLNLKIAEVGSPVEWHQDYAFYPHSNDDVLAIGVCLDDCTLENGCLRCIPGSHRLPVLDHHAGGAFAGAVRSSDGELDLSQAEPLVLKAGSVSIHHARTLHGSEPNTSNIPRRLWLIELTAADAWPLMGMPDISKFKSWLLRGEEPPMMRCSDHVVRIPLPQPDTVGSIYEVQRQAKETVYR is encoded by the coding sequence ATGCTCGTCCAATCTCAAATCGACGAATATCGCGAACGCGGGTTCATTGCCGTTCCCGACGTTCTGCCCGCCGATGTTCTGGAGGAGTTGCGCGACGAAGTCGCCCGCTTCGTCGAGCGATCGCGACAGGTGAGCGAAAACGATGCCGTCTTCGATCTCGAGCCCAGTCACACCCCCGAAGTCCCGCGCCTGCGGCGGCTCAAGAACCCGGCCCAGGTCTCGGCGGTGTTTGACCGCGTGATGCGCTCGGACGCCCTGCTCGACCTGGCCGATCCGCTGCTGGGCTTCAACGGCATCCGCTACCGCAACGACAAGCTCAACCTCAAGATCGCCGAAGTCGGCAGCCCGGTTGAGTGGCACCAGGACTATGCCTTCTACCCGCATTCGAACGACGACGTCCTGGCAATCGGGGTATGCCTTGACGACTGCACGCTCGAGAACGGTTGCCTGCGCTGCATTCCTGGCAGCCACCGCCTCCCGGTCCTCGATCACCACGCCGGCGGCGCTTTCGCCGGCGCGGTCAGGTCCTCCGACGGCGAACTCGACCTCAGCCAGGCCGAGCCGCTGGTGCTCAAGGCCGGCAGCGTTTCGATCCACCACGCCCGCACCCTGCACGGGTCCGAGCCCAACACTTCCAACATTCCACGGCGCCTCTGGCTGATCGAGTTGACCGCCGCCGACGCCTGGCCCCTGATGGGAATGCCCGACATCTCCAAGTTCAAGAGTTGGTTGCTCAGGGGCGAGGAGCCGCCGATGATGCGCTGCTCCGACCACGTGGTCCGGATACCCCTGCCCCAGCCCGACACGGTGGGATCGATCTACGAGGTGCAGCGCCAGGCGAAAGAAACCGTCTATCGCTAG
- a CDS encoding DUF2269 family protein — protein MYEPMRFLHILFALSLFAGLGASMALRPLVGRLAASGHLEPVIGALERNVRIVTIPSGILTVVFGFAAAEAGRWNTFTEGWLLISLLASLALIGLNLFVVYPHFRQIREALAVEPKPGAELLSRIRRPLIRYIGLGQMITLLVIAYLMVYKPF, from the coding sequence ATGTACGAACCGATGCGATTCCTGCACATCCTATTTGCCCTCAGCCTGTTCGCCGGTCTGGGCGCCTCGATGGCCCTGCGCCCGCTGGTCGGCCGGCTGGCCGCAAGCGGTCACCTTGAGCCGGTGATCGGAGCTTTGGAGCGCAATGTGCGGATCGTGACGATTCCCTCCGGCATCCTGACCGTGGTCTTCGGATTCGCCGCCGCCGAGGCGGGGCGCTGGAACACGTTCACTGAGGGCTGGCTGCTGATTTCGCTGTTGGCGTCGCTGGCCCTGATCGGCTTGAACCTATTTGTTGTTTATCCGCACTTTCGGCAAATTCGCGAAGCCCTCGCCGTGGAGCCGAAACCGGGCGCGGAACTGCTGTCCCGGATCCGGCGCCCGCTGATTCGCTACATCGGGTTGGGCCAGATGATCACGCTGCTGGTGATCGCCTACCTGATGGTCTACAAGCCGTTTTGA
- a CDS encoding glycoside hydrolase family 127 protein — translation MQQARDVVLNTTDSSNARLRPVPISSVRVNETGFWHHWREVVRDTSLERQFEHCETTGRLDNFRRASGRKDVPEYSGLYFNDSDVYKLLEAASFGLIEGVADSVQKWIDLAIDEIGAAQRDDGYINSYFTFEREDKRYQDLCNQHELYCMGHLIQAGIAHRRASGSNALFDIAVRAADHICETFGHGRLELTDGHQEIELALVELYRETGNRAYLDQALFFLEMRGQPDTRLNGEPRFRDPHYYQDHLPVREQHEAWGHAVRMMYQASGMADIALEREDLAMQAAAFKLWESAYGRKAYVTGALGARFEGEAFGADFELPNERAYAETCAAIGGVFFSFRLLCLTGQARYADAIETQLYNSIISGLSHDGAGYFYMNPLAARGDYHRDEWFTCSCCPPNVARLLLSLPGYCYSTSVEGLWLHQFIAGSVSAGGFELDVETAYPWQGQVQIAINRAPAGRSCLRVRIPSWASGASAMISGQELDARPGEYLVVERQFNAGEVLNLYLPMPVRTVYSNPRIADNAGRVAIARGPLIYCIEVPNRASVHAYDLALKADFNPRVSFDTDLVGGATVIRANGAQLEPGPDADFSLYSEAAPVRRALGDAELVAIPYFSWGNREPSSMQVWIPQLQNGL, via the coding sequence ATGCAGCAGGCCAGGGATGTGGTCCTGAATACCACGGATAGTTCAAATGCGCGACTGCGGCCGGTGCCGATCTCGTCCGTGCGGGTCAATGAGACGGGGTTCTGGCATCACTGGCGCGAAGTCGTCCGCGACACGTCGCTGGAACGCCAGTTCGAGCACTGCGAGACCACCGGCCGGCTGGACAATTTCCGCCGCGCCTCGGGGCGCAAAGACGTACCCGAATACTCGGGCCTGTACTTTAACGATTCCGACGTCTACAAGCTGCTGGAGGCGGCCAGTTTCGGTCTGATCGAGGGCGTCGCGGACTCGGTCCAAAAGTGGATCGATCTGGCCATCGACGAGATCGGCGCCGCCCAGCGCGACGACGGCTACATCAATTCCTACTTCACCTTCGAACGCGAAGACAAGCGGTACCAGGACCTCTGCAACCAGCACGAGCTCTACTGCATGGGGCACCTGATCCAGGCCGGCATCGCCCACCGCCGCGCCTCGGGTTCCAACGCACTTTTCGACATCGCGGTGCGGGCCGCCGATCACATCTGCGAAACCTTCGGGCACGGGCGCCTTGAACTGACCGATGGTCACCAGGAAATCGAACTGGCCCTGGTCGAGCTATACCGGGAAACCGGCAACCGGGCCTATCTAGACCAGGCGCTCTTCTTCCTGGAAATGCGCGGCCAGCCCGATACCCGCCTCAACGGCGAGCCGCGATTTCGCGATCCCCACTACTACCAGGACCACCTGCCGGTGCGCGAGCAGCACGAGGCCTGGGGGCACGCGGTGCGCATGATGTACCAGGCCAGCGGGATGGCCGACATCGCCTTGGAACGTGAGGACCTGGCGATGCAGGCGGCGGCGTTCAAGCTATGGGAGAGCGCCTACGGGCGAAAAGCCTACGTCACCGGCGCGCTGGGGGCGCGTTTCGAGGGCGAGGCCTTCGGGGCCGATTTTGAGCTTCCCAACGAGCGCGCCTACGCCGAGACGTGCGCGGCGATCGGCGGTGTTTTCTTCAGCTTCCGCCTGCTCTGCCTGACCGGGCAGGCGCGCTACGCCGACGCGATCGAGACCCAGCTGTACAACTCCATCATCTCGGGCCTCTCGCACGACGGGGCCGGCTACTTCTACATGAACCCGCTGGCCGCGCGCGGCGACTACCACCGCGACGAGTGGTTCACCTGTTCCTGCTGCCCGCCCAACGTGGCCCGGCTCCTGCTTTCGCTACCGGGCTATTGCTACTCGACCTCCGTTGAGGGGCTGTGGTTGCACCAGTTCATCGCCGGGTCGGTCAGCGCGGGCGGTTTCGAACTCGATGTGGAAACCGCCTATCCATGGCAGGGCCAGGTGCAGATCGCGATCAACCGGGCACCGGCCGGGCGATCCTGCCTGCGGGTCCGCATCCCGTCCTGGGCAAGCGGCGCCAGCGCCATGATCTCCGGCCAGGAACTTGACGCACGACCCGGCGAGTACCTGGTGGTGGAACGGCAATTCAATGCCGGCGAAGTGCTGAACCTCTACCTGCCGATGCCGGTGCGAACGGTCTACTCCAATCCCCGGATCGCCGACAATGCCGGTCGGGTGGCGATCGCCCGCGGCCCGCTGATCTACTGCATCGAGGTCCCCAATCGGGCGTCGGTTCACGCCTACGACTTGGCGTTGAAGGCTGATTTCAACCCGCGCGTCTCCTTCGATACCGACCTGGTCGGCGGGGCGACCGTGATTCGGGCCAATGGGGCCCAACTGGAGCCGGGGCCGGACGCCGATTTCTCGCTCTATTCGGAAGCCGCGCCGGTCCGCCGGGCACTCGGCGATGCCGAACTGGTCGCTATTCCCTACTTTTCGTGGGGTAATCGCGAGCCGAGCTCAATGCAGGTCTGGATCCCGCAACTTCAAAACGGCTTGTAG
- a CDS encoding mandelate racemase/muconate lactonizing enzyme family protein — protein MKIESVKATLLKVPYPLPFEAAWEPGVIRNDRDVTVVRIQADSGLVGWGASGFDQADDINTLAAPHLVGEDPFAFERHARITRYAKGAWIVEMALCDLVGKAAGLPLAKLWGRYADRIPAYASIVAAKTPAERADDALELLERGYRAIKLRAHAPSIADDIEMVEKVRAAVGDRMEIMVDANQAGAASGPIKHPGDPIVWDYDRALATARAYEQLGVYWLEEPLPRYDLQAIARLTDAVELKIAGGEGNAGLHEFYWMLDAGAYDIIQPDAATCEGVWQLRKLAAACERAGKLCIPHHGANGIALAAHLQLQASVPNSPWVEYIIDPPWRTIESYQQLYGVMRDPLLIDADGCLPVPQGPGLGIAVDEDAIARMAV, from the coding sequence ATGAAGATTGAAAGCGTAAAAGCCACCCTGCTCAAGGTCCCCTACCCGCTGCCATTCGAGGCGGCCTGGGAACCGGGAGTGATTCGCAACGACCGCGACGTGACGGTGGTTCGGATCCAGGCCGATTCGGGACTGGTCGGCTGGGGGGCGAGCGGATTCGATCAAGCCGACGACATCAATACCCTGGCGGCCCCGCACCTGGTCGGCGAAGACCCGTTCGCATTCGAGCGACACGCCCGGATCACCCGATACGCCAAAGGCGCCTGGATCGTTGAAATGGCGCTCTGCGACCTGGTCGGCAAGGCCGCCGGACTGCCGCTGGCAAAGCTCTGGGGGCGCTACGCCGACCGGATCCCGGCCTACGCCTCGATCGTGGCCGCCAAAACCCCGGCCGAGCGTGCCGATGACGCCCTGGAGCTGCTGGAACGCGGTTACCGGGCGATAAAGCTGCGGGCTCACGCACCCAGCATTGCCGATGACATCGAAATGGTCGAAAAAGTCCGCGCCGCGGTCGGCGACCGGATGGAGATCATGGTGGACGCCAATCAGGCCGGCGCCGCTTCGGGACCGATCAAACACCCCGGCGACCCGATCGTTTGGGACTACGACCGGGCGCTGGCTACCGCGCGGGCCTACGAACAGCTGGGCGTTTACTGGCTCGAAGAACCCCTTCCTCGCTATGACCTGCAGGCGATCGCCCGGTTGACCGACGCGGTCGAGCTAAAAATCGCCGGCGGCGAGGGCAACGCCGGCCTGCACGAGTTTTACTGGATGCTGGACGCCGGCGCCTACGACATCATCCAGCCGGACGCGGCCACCTGCGAAGGGGTCTGGCAGTTGCGCAAGCTGGCCGCGGCCTGCGAGCGGGCCGGCAAGCTTTGCATACCCCACCACGGCGCCAATGGAATCGCCCTGGCGGCCCACCTCCAGCTGCAGGCCAGCGTCCCTAACAGCCCCTGGGTCGAATACATCATCGATCCGCCCTGGCGCACGATCGAGTCCTACCAGCAGCTCTACGGGGTGATGCGGGATCCGCTGCTGATCGATGCCGACGGCTGCTTGCCGGTTCCCCAGGGGCCCGGGCTGGGAATCGCAGTCGACGAAGACGCGATCGCCAGAATGGCCGTTTAG
- a CDS encoding LLM class flavin-dependent oxidoreductase, with the protein MGPRPRLSEQDSFPGRTRLGDPMDLGIFSMPLHPPEKPLAQGFEEDLAWFAELEEKGFSELWAGEHITSQWENYPAGDLFLAALARETKTMRLGTGVALLPLHNPGAVALRIAFLDQLSGGRVNFGVGPGGLTTDRPFLDVEVDRGVYIDRFRESLEMILTIWTSEAPYDLDGKYWRVNLPAQQQEIGLGWAMPPLQKPHPPIMIPGVSYRSSSIAMAGKRGWRCLSTNFLPNDDLIGQWEAYSEGARLAGREPDPSLWGITRDVFVADTDAEAERFMLECGPAASYTRYMFDLTKGSHNFVHFKGSNPDRPDSDITPKFLFDNTWIAGSPQTVADKINSIRDRTAPFGQLVMIAHDIDDFAPWRHSIDLLTNQVMPLIER; encoded by the coding sequence AACCGCTGGCGCAGGGGTTCGAGGAGGATCTGGCCTGGTTCGCAGAGCTCGAGGAGAAGGGCTTTTCCGAGCTCTGGGCCGGCGAGCACATTACCAGCCAGTGGGAGAACTATCCGGCCGGAGACCTGTTCCTGGCCGCGCTGGCGCGGGAGACCAAGACGATGCGTCTCGGAACCGGGGTCGCGCTGTTGCCGCTTCACAACCCAGGCGCGGTCGCGCTGCGGATAGCGTTCCTCGACCAACTCTCCGGCGGGCGCGTCAATTTCGGCGTCGGGCCGGGAGGGTTGACCACGGATCGTCCGTTCCTCGACGTTGAAGTCGACCGCGGCGTTTACATCGACCGCTTCCGTGAATCCCTCGAAATGATCCTGACAATCTGGACCAGCGAGGCTCCCTACGATCTTGACGGGAAGTACTGGCGGGTGAACCTGCCGGCGCAGCAGCAGGAAATCGGTCTCGGCTGGGCCATGCCGCCGCTGCAAAAGCCCCACCCGCCGATCATGATCCCGGGCGTCTCCTACCGCTCCTCGAGCATCGCGATGGCCGGAAAGCGCGGCTGGCGCTGCCTTTCCACCAACTTCCTGCCCAACGACGACCTGATCGGCCAGTGGGAGGCCTACTCGGAGGGTGCCCGCTTGGCCGGGCGCGAACCCGACCCCAGCCTGTGGGGGATCACCCGCGACGTCTTCGTGGCCGACACCGACGCCGAAGCTGAGCGCTTCATGCTCGAATGCGGGCCGGCGGCGTCTTATACGCGCTACATGTTCGACCTGACCAAGGGGTCGCACAACTTCGTGCACTTCAAGGGCTCGAACCCGGACCGGCCGGACTCCGACATAACCCCTAAGTTCCTTTTCGACAACACCTGGATCGCCGGCAGCCCGCAGACGGTGGCCGACAAGATCAATTCGATCCGCGATCGCACCGCCCCCTTCGGACAACTGGTCATGATCGCCCACGACATCGACGACTTCGCGCCGTGGCGGCATTCGATCGACCTGCTCACCAACCAGGTCATGCCCCTGATCGAGAGATAG